A genomic stretch from Aerococcaceae bacterium zg-1292 includes:
- a CDS encoding DUF1828 domain-containing protein has product MSNASNLKEIYFNWLFKEYSYKEIEKNIIRIDTPFLDIGFDNIVMYVEFLSNGKINLTDDGWTLNDLENKGISFSSKNRNNNRILGNILNNLGIRREDNEMCITTDLQKFPVAKQRLLQGIMQVNDMIVLRKENKSHIFFEELESILAKEGVLYTTKPSFAGKDGITVQFDFSIPYTGGDKLVRTIRNGNDLNRAKLLTMDAQLLKRTKFNSKYIAVFDDINFPVHNWSAIKSIFDENETATIISFPVSHAETEKTVLSNKAI; this is encoded by the coding sequence TGGTTATTCAAAGAATACTCATATAAAGAGATTGAAAAAAATATTATAAGAATCGACACCCCCTTTTTAGATATTGGTTTTGATAATATTGTAATGTACGTAGAATTTTTATCAAATGGCAAAATTAATCTTACAGATGACGGATGGACATTGAACGATTTAGAAAATAAAGGCATCTCATTTTCAAGCAAAAATCGTAATAACAATAGAATCTTAGGTAACATATTAAATAATTTAGGAATTAGAAGAGAAGATAATGAAATGTGTATAACGACAGACTTGCAAAAATTTCCTGTCGCTAAACAAAGACTTTTACAAGGGATAATGCAAGTAAATGATATGATTGTTTTGAGGAAAGAAAATAAAAGCCACATTTTTTTTGAAGAATTAGAATCTATTTTAGCAAAAGAAGGAGTTCTTTATACTACTAAACCTTCGTTTGCTGGGAAAGATGGAATTACAGTGCAATTTGATTTTTCAATACCGTATACTGGTGGGGATAAATTAGTCCGAACGATTCGAAATGGTAATGATTTAAATAGAGCAAAATTACTAACAATGGATGCACAACTGCTTAAACGCACTAAATTCAATTCAAAGTACATCGCCGTATTTGATGACATTAATTTCCCTGTACATAATTGGAGTGCAATAAAATCTATTTTCGATGAAAATGAAACAGCAACAATAATTTCATTTCCTGTGTCTCACGCAGAGACAGAAAAAACAGTGTTATCGAATAAAGCAATTTAA
- a CDS encoding (d)CMP kinase: protein MNTFTIAIDGPASSGKSTIAKLVAQKLNITYIDTGAMYRGVTLAVLRAGIDVTDEEKILALLPALRLNFRLIEEVQYLYLDDEDISESIRSVEVTENVSAVSAIEGVRQHLVTTQQAIAAEQPVVMDGRDIGTVVLKDSPYKFFFVASPKVRAQRRYKENMAKGLTSQTLAEIEQAIIERDRLDSTRIHSPLKKADDAIELDTGEMTIDEVVNRVISEVKNSQA, encoded by the coding sequence ATGAATACTTTTACGATTGCAATTGATGGACCAGCGTCTTCAGGCAAAAGTACCATCGCAAAATTAGTCGCGCAAAAATTAAATATTACCTACATTGATACAGGGGCAATGTATCGTGGCGTGACGCTTGCGGTGTTACGAGCAGGGATTGATGTCACGGATGAAGAAAAAATATTAGCATTATTACCAGCGTTAAGATTAAATTTCCGCTTGATTGAAGAGGTCCAATATTTATATTTAGATGATGAAGATATTAGCGAAAGCATCCGTTCCGTTGAGGTTACTGAAAATGTATCAGCAGTCTCAGCGATTGAAGGTGTTCGACAACATTTAGTAACTACGCAACAAGCGATAGCTGCTGAACAACCGGTTGTAATGGATGGTCGTGATATTGGCACGGTTGTATTAAAAGATTCACCGTACAAATTCTTCTTTGTGGCAAGTCCTAAAGTGCGTGCTCAACGTCGTTACAAAGAAAATATGGCGAAAGGGCTGACGAGTCAAACATTAGCTGAAATCGAACAAGCTATTATTGAGCGCGACCGCTTGGATTCGACACGCATTCATAGTCCTTTGAAAAAAGCTGATGATGCGATTGAATTAGATACAGGAGAAATGACGATTGACGAAGTTGTTAATCGAGTCATTAGCGAGGTTAAAAATAGCCAAGCGTAA
- the rpsA gene encoding 30S ribosomal protein S1 — protein sequence MSEVEKTEVLETMEDALDSVIDIKIGDTVKGDVLAFDDNQVRVAIKESGGLEGVIPRNELSAAPFNELTDVVNIGDEIELVVLKPIKDKENGNYLLSKKRVESKKVWVELKEKADRGETIEAPVKEVVKGGLVVDAGVRGFVPASMVEDHYVEDFSTYKGKTLEFAIVEVDANDNRLILSHKEIAKKEREAKRAEALANLEVDSVVEGKVARLTNFGAFIDLGGVDGLVHISRISHQHISKPSDALTIGDTVQVKVLSIDEEKGRISLSIKDTLPGPWDDINEKAAEGTELTGTVKRLTDFGAFVEVFPGVEGLVHVSQISHEHIATPADKLTEGQEVQVKVLSADPVEQRLSLSIKALQERPARPEQEEGEERPNRTERFERQARQAAPRPKRNNQQARRANNNNQTATYSDSTDTGFTLGDMFGDLLDSFTTED from the coding sequence ATGTCAGAAGTTGAAAAGACAGAAGTATTAGAAACAATGGAGGATGCGTTAGATAGCGTAATCGACATTAAAATTGGTGACACGGTTAAAGGTGATGTATTAGCATTCGACGATAACCAAGTGCGTGTTGCTATTAAAGAATCTGGAGGTTTAGAGGGTGTGATTCCTCGTAATGAACTTTCAGCAGCTCCGTTTAACGAATTAACGGATGTTGTCAATATTGGTGACGAAATTGAATTAGTCGTTTTAAAACCAATTAAAGACAAAGAAAATGGTAATTATTTATTATCTAAAAAACGCGTTGAATCGAAAAAAGTATGGGTTGAATTAAAAGAAAAAGCTGATCGTGGTGAAACAATCGAAGCGCCTGTTAAAGAAGTTGTTAAAGGCGGTTTAGTTGTTGACGCTGGCGTACGTGGTTTCGTACCAGCTTCAATGGTTGAAGATCACTATGTAGAAGATTTTTCTACTTATAAAGGTAAAACATTAGAATTTGCTATCGTAGAAGTAGATGCTAATGACAACCGTTTAATCTTATCTCATAAAGAAATCGCTAAAAAAGAGCGTGAAGCTAAACGCGCAGAAGCGTTAGCAAACTTAGAGGTTGATAGCGTAGTAGAAGGTAAAGTAGCTCGCTTAACAAACTTCGGTGCATTCATTGATTTAGGTGGCGTTGACGGTTTAGTTCATATTAGCCGTATTTCTCACCAACATATCTCAAAACCAAGTGATGCGTTAACAATTGGTGATACAGTACAAGTTAAAGTATTGTCAATCGACGAAGAAAAAGGTCGTATCTCATTATCAATTAAAGATACATTGCCTGGACCATGGGATGATATCAATGAAAAAGCAGCTGAAGGTACTGAATTAACAGGTACAGTTAAACGATTAACTGACTTCGGAGCATTCGTAGAAGTATTCCCAGGTGTTGAAGGTTTAGTTCATGTGTCTCAAATTTCTCATGAACATATTGCTACACCAGCTGATAAATTGACTGAAGGACAAGAAGTTCAAGTGAAAGTATTAAGTGCTGATCCAGTTGAACAACGTTTATCATTATCAATTAAAGCTTTACAAGAAAGACCAGCTCGTCCAGAGCAAGAAGAGGGTGAAGAACGTCCAAATCGTACAGAACGTTTTGAACGTCAAGCTCGTCAAGCAGCTCCAAGACCTAAGCGTAATAACCAACAGGCTCGTAGAGCTAATAACAACAACCAAACAGCAACATATTCAGATTCAACAGATACTGGATTCACTTTAGGTGATATGTTTGGAGATTTATTAGACAGCTTTACAACTGAAGACTAA
- the der gene encoding ribosome biogenesis GTPase Der: MNIPTVALVGRPNVGKSTVFNRLVGERVSIVEDFPGVTRDRIYATSEWLGKPFRLIDTGGIEMIDEPIMKQIRYQAEIAMDEADVIVFLTSGREGVTDADEELAHFLHRTNKPVVLAVNKTDNPEQRQEIWDFYSLGHGDPFPVSGVHGTGFGDLLDEIFQLFPKEEQEAETEDTIKFSFIGRPNVGKSSLVNAILKEQRVIVSDMEGTTREAVDTYFTSESGRHFTMIDTAGIRKRGKVFENTEKYSVLRALSAIDRSDVVCLVIDAVTGIREQDKKVAGYAYEAGKGIVILVNKWDAVDKSDNLFEEFTKDIRAHFQYLSFAPILFVSAHTGQRLNKLPELLEMIYDNRHRRVQSSVLNDVLMDAVAMNPTPTDKGRRLKIYYMTQVAVNPPTFVAFVNDVELMHFSYERFLENQLRESFYFEGTPIRLITRERQ, translated from the coding sequence TTGAATATTCCAACAGTAGCATTAGTAGGTAGACCCAATGTGGGGAAGTCTACAGTTTTTAATCGATTAGTCGGCGAACGTGTCTCTATCGTAGAGGATTTTCCAGGTGTTACCCGCGACCGTATTTACGCGACAAGTGAATGGTTAGGTAAACCATTTCGTTTAATTGATACGGGTGGTATTGAAATGATTGATGAGCCGATTATGAAACAAATTCGTTACCAAGCAGAAATTGCGATGGATGAAGCGGATGTCATTGTATTTTTGACTAGTGGTCGTGAAGGTGTAACAGATGCAGATGAAGAATTAGCACATTTTTTACATCGAACTAATAAACCAGTGGTATTAGCAGTGAATAAAACCGATAATCCGGAGCAACGCCAAGAGATTTGGGATTTTTATTCATTAGGTCATGGCGACCCGTTTCCAGTATCTGGCGTACATGGAACTGGATTTGGTGATTTGTTAGATGAGATTTTCCAATTATTCCCGAAAGAAGAACAAGAAGCTGAGACGGAAGATACGATTAAATTTAGTTTTATCGGACGGCCGAATGTAGGTAAATCAAGTTTGGTTAATGCCATTTTAAAAGAGCAACGTGTGATTGTTTCTGATATGGAGGGCACGACACGTGAAGCGGTTGATACTTACTTTACAAGTGAATCTGGGCGGCATTTTACTATGATTGATACCGCAGGTATTCGTAAGCGGGGGAAAGTATTTGAAAACACAGAAAAATACAGTGTTCTTCGAGCGCTATCCGCAATTGACCGGAGTGATGTTGTCTGTCTTGTTATTGATGCAGTAACAGGTATTCGTGAACAAGATAAAAAAGTTGCTGGATATGCTTATGAAGCGGGTAAAGGAATTGTGATACTCGTGAATAAATGGGACGCGGTTGATAAATCGGACAATTTGTTTGAAGAGTTTACCAAAGATATTCGTGCCCATTTCCAATATTTATCTTTTGCGCCGATATTGTTTGTCAGCGCACATACGGGTCAGCGTTTGAATAAATTACCGGAATTACTGGAAATGATTTATGACAATCGTCATCGTCGTGTTCAATCGTCAGTATTGAATGATGTATTGATGGATGCTGTTGCCATGAATCCAACACCAACGGATAAAGGACGACGCTTAAAAATTTATTATATGACACAAGTAGCCGTTAATCCCCCAACTTTTGTAGCTTTTGTCAACGATGTGGAATTAATGCATTTTAGTTATGAGCGATTTTTAGAAAATCAATTGCGTGAATCTTTCTATTTTGAAGGGACACCGATTCGACTAATTACAAGAGAACGTCAGTGA
- a CDS encoding HU family DNA-binding protein: MANKAELVEKVVAKTNLTKKDVTATVEALFESIQEELAAGEKVQLIGFGTFEVRERAARKGRNPQTGEEIEIAASKVPGFKAGKALKDAVK, from the coding sequence ATGGCAAATAAAGCAGAATTAGTAGAAAAAGTAGTAGCAAAAACAAATTTAACTAAGAAAGACGTTACAGCAACTGTTGAAGCTTTATTCGAATCAATTCAAGAAGAATTAGCAGCTGGTGAAAAAGTTCAATTAATCGGTTTTGGTACTTTTGAAGTACGTGAGCGTGCGGCTCGTAAAGGTCGTAATCCTCAAACTGGTGAAGAAATTGAAATCGCAGCTTCTAAAGTTCCAGGCTTCAAAGCTGGTAAAGCTTTAAAAGACGCTGTTAAATAA
- a CDS encoding DUF1189 family protein, which translates to MKNIFKFLYKAYREPRLFIQIVAVKFKQIWHIAFAAILLLSISMTILGQPTFNAITKDISDAAKYVPDYTYKQGKLALAEGEKPLYYQSKAFQLVIDDSIESDGTLNKVPIDATKNDMIDPSIFISLYMFKDQTIASIGNNLYRLGNRANGFLTKQVLIDYLMLLTTRKTTVILTQWLTYLVIAFIIYWLQMFVLATLASSINRNLTSPFTFKQRLKLAIAISFLPLIILEAAKLIIPGFIGSFFLLGMTFISLLYYMMHSHTAYVRDLLVEMSKNNLSTIDNLQQDFTELDYLKEEDIKKDIDHANDTRRPSELLTQEEQELLNSLKTMDKNLSEEEKKQADDTDKPS; encoded by the coding sequence ATGAAAAATATTTTTAAATTCTTATACAAGGCTTACCGCGAGCCACGTTTATTTATACAAATTGTAGCGGTAAAATTTAAACAAATATGGCATATTGCCTTTGCGGCCATCCTACTATTGTCCATTTCTATGACGATATTGGGACAACCGACATTTAATGCCATTACAAAAGATATTAGTGATGCCGCCAAATATGTGCCTGATTATACTTACAAACAAGGCAAATTAGCCTTAGCTGAAGGTGAGAAACCATTATACTACCAATCAAAAGCATTTCAATTAGTCATTGATGACTCCATTGAAAGTGACGGCACGCTGAATAAGGTGCCCATTGATGCGACCAAAAACGACATGATTGATCCATCAATTTTTATTAGCCTTTATATGTTCAAAGACCAAACGATTGCTTCTATCGGTAATAACTTATATCGTTTAGGTAATCGTGCAAATGGCTTTTTAACAAAACAAGTGTTAATTGATTATCTGATGTTATTAACGACTCGTAAAACAACAGTAATTCTGACACAATGGCTCACTTACCTCGTGATTGCCTTTATCATCTATTGGCTGCAAATGTTTGTTTTAGCAACCTTAGCCAGCTCAATCAATCGTAACTTAACCAGTCCATTCACATTTAAGCAACGTCTTAAATTAGCTATTGCGATTAGTTTTTTACCTTTAATCATTCTTGAAGCCGCTAAACTAATCATCCCCGGCTTTATCGGTAGTTTCTTCTTACTCGGCATGACCTTCATCAGTTTATTGTATTATATGATGCACAGCCATACCGCCTATGTGAGAGACTTATTAGTCGAAATGTCCAAAAACAATCTATCAACCATTGATAACTTACAACAAGACTTTACTGAACTAGATTATTTAAAGGAAGAGGACATCAAAAAAGACATTGACCATGCTAATGACACAAGACGTCCCTCTGAACTATTAACACAAGAAGAACAGGAATTACTCAATAGCTTAAAAACAATGGATAAAAACTTATCAGAAGAAGAAAAAAAACAAGCGGATGACACTGACAAACCGTCCTAA
- a CDS encoding YfhO family protein — MASTVHFKRIYPYIACGSIFSLLFLIISYQMQWLPFGPNTMLTIDLGQQYIDFFSYYRETLLHNPSQLFYSFQKGIGGEMVGLWTYYLLSPFNVILLLFQQNQLAQAVTVLTYVKLSVMTLTFFHFTRKKYQIHTSIGILFSLSYTFMSYTVAYWLNIMWLDGLVWLPLLALYLHRLITTKRVNGYLFTLTILFISNYYIGFMVAIFLAFYAIYLMIEQRTVTLKQFFSQYTRFITTSCIATLLSGITLYPAVTALFASKVNGTSLPITNTLRYLPKDIFAKLFSSSFNYEAIKNGTPQLYAGVFIFILTIIYFLSRQIKWQEKLVAAILLIVFLLAFMYEFPAKIWHGGQDPVWYPFRFSFLTTFFSIELAIKGYQSIQNKLSLPQTITTCTLLCAISIYYWTKRPFYPHLTPASILITLGLGLLFILLLRCLTHRQYLLLVVALIDLGLNSQAILKHFNYVPFDRYQHHTTALSDTMSSFADHDNDFYRIQINAARTKNEPLFAHYNGLNHFSSTLESATTRLFGYLGLPDTQASTYYGNGTLFTDDFFAIKYLLEPKPLSQADSDKYFHIKPIAQAFDSLRYHKLSENPYFSPYENTDRLGLLMEVSPAIVDAATQFQPNQPVANQELLLRLIDFMGDGTPYYTEKPLSEPKLTDVAITRKEAGGYYRFQSLIKDVVQFDKGSINYNFSTDTNNPYYLSLPSQINDQKLRMELDKEEFVFASPFRQRQLVSVADNQALTNHVLSMILQTPSLQMNPPTLHEFDIHRYQTLMNKKATQRFKVTSFSHQHIVGTITTEQTQGYLLMTMPYDSNWTITVDNKPVTAVPVLNNTLMAIPISKGNHQIVMHYFPKSIYYGTMLSMFGVVGYIILNRQRLKSKKI; from the coding sequence CAAATACGATGCTGACAATTGATTTAGGGCAACAATATATCGATTTTTTCAGCTATTATCGCGAGACTTTACTACATAACCCCAGCCAACTCTTTTATAGTTTTCAAAAAGGAATCGGTGGAGAAATGGTCGGTTTGTGGACTTATTACCTACTCAGTCCTTTTAACGTGATTCTGTTATTATTTCAACAAAATCAATTGGCTCAAGCCGTTACCGTCTTAACGTATGTAAAATTAAGCGTCATGACACTGACTTTTTTCCATTTTACACGAAAAAAATACCAAATCCATACATCCATAGGGATACTCTTTAGTTTATCCTATACTTTTATGAGTTATACAGTGGCTTACTGGTTAAATATTATGTGGCTGGACGGCTTAGTATGGCTACCACTATTGGCACTATATTTACATCGCCTTATCACGACCAAAAGAGTGAATGGCTACCTATTCACCTTAACAATACTATTTATCAGCAATTACTATATCGGCTTTATGGTTGCGATATTTTTAGCGTTTTACGCCATTTATTTGATGATTGAACAACGTACTGTCACACTCAAACAATTTTTCAGCCAATATACACGTTTTATCACGACGTCTTGTATTGCTACTTTATTAAGTGGTATAACTTTATACCCTGCCGTGACAGCGTTATTTGCCAGTAAAGTTAACGGTACGTCTCTACCAATCACTAATACCTTACGCTATTTACCCAAGGACATTTTCGCAAAACTATTTAGTAGTAGCTTCAATTACGAAGCAATAAAAAATGGTACACCACAATTATATGCAGGTGTTTTTATTTTTATTCTTACTATTATCTATTTTTTAAGTCGACAGATAAAATGGCAAGAAAAATTGGTGGCAGCTATCTTACTCATCGTGTTTCTACTAGCTTTTATGTATGAATTTCCAGCAAAAATCTGGCACGGCGGACAAGACCCAGTGTGGTATCCTTTTCGCTTTTCATTTTTAACGACATTTTTCAGTATCGAGCTGGCGATAAAAGGTTATCAAAGCATTCAAAACAAATTATCGCTACCACAAACCATTACCACTTGTACGCTATTATGCGCGATAAGTATCTATTATTGGACAAAACGCCCCTTTTATCCTCATTTAACACCTGCATCGATACTGATTACATTAGGATTAGGGCTACTCTTTATCTTGTTGCTGCGCTGTCTTACCCATCGTCAGTACCTACTATTAGTTGTCGCACTTATTGATTTGGGATTAAATAGTCAGGCGATTTTAAAACATTTTAACTATGTGCCATTTGACCGATACCAACACCATACAACCGCACTTAGCGACACCATGAGTTCATTTGCAGACCATGATAATGATTTTTATCGCATTCAAATAAATGCGGCACGTACAAAAAACGAACCCTTATTTGCCCACTACAATGGTTTGAATCATTTTAGTTCAACCTTGGAATCAGCGACAACTCGTTTATTCGGCTACCTCGGCTTGCCAGATACCCAAGCGTCAACTTACTATGGCAATGGGACTCTTTTTACGGATGATTTTTTTGCAATAAAATATTTACTCGAACCGAAACCATTGTCCCAAGCTGACAGTGATAAGTATTTTCATATAAAGCCGATTGCTCAGGCATTTGATAGTTTACGCTATCACAAATTATCTGAAAACCCATATTTCTCACCCTATGAAAATACAGACCGCCTCGGACTGCTGATGGAAGTCTCACCGGCTATTGTCGACGCAGCAACGCAATTTCAACCAAATCAACCAGTAGCAAATCAAGAATTGCTCTTGCGTCTTATTGACTTTATGGGTGATGGTACGCCTTATTATACTGAAAAACCATTATCAGAGCCGAAATTAACAGACGTTGCCATCACACGTAAGGAAGCCGGTGGTTATTACCGATTTCAGTCACTGATTAAAGATGTCGTTCAATTTGACAAAGGATCCATCAATTATAATTTTAGTACTGACACAAACAATCCTTACTATTTATCGCTACCTAGCCAAATTAATGACCAAAAACTACGCATGGAATTGGATAAAGAAGAATTTGTTTTTGCATCCCCTTTCCGTCAGCGGCAATTAGTAAGCGTAGCGGATAATCAAGCACTAACCAATCATGTGTTGTCTATGATATTACAAACGCCCAGCTTGCAAATGAATCCACCGACTCTCCATGAATTTGATATTCATCGTTATCAGACACTGATGAATAAAAAAGCTACTCAACGATTTAAGGTGACATCATTTAGTCATCAACACATTGTCGGTACCATCACCACCGAACAAACGCAGGGCTATTTATTGATGACGATGCCCTATGATAGCAATTGGACCATAACGGTGGATAATAAGCCAGTAACGGCTGTTCCCGTACTTAACAACACCTTGATGGCCATCCCTATTTCAAAAGGAAACCATCAAATTGTGATGCATTATTTCCCAAAATCCATATATTATGGTACTATGTTAAGTATGTTCGGCGTTGTCGGATACATTATACTGAATCGACAACGACTTAAATCGAAAAAAATTTAA